One Ricinus communis isolate WT05 ecotype wild-type chromosome 7, ASM1957865v1, whole genome shotgun sequence genomic region harbors:
- the LOC8282867 gene encoding NAC domain-containing protein 2 gives MKGAELDLPAGFRFHPTDDELVNHYLCRKCAGQSISVPIIAEIDLYKHDPWQLPEMALYGEKEWYFFSPRDRKYPNGSRPNRAAGSGYWKATGADKPIGKPKPLGIKKALVFYAGKAPKGIKTNWIMHEYRLANVDRSAGKKTNLRLDDWVLCRVYNKKGSMEKHQPVSDRKLLKYPEAEEDQKPDILIYGDKAISTFGPSIMNDSSNNDLLAHMDTTSDSVPRLHTDSSCSEEHVLSPEKEVQSEPNWNALDSNALDFGFNYLVDGGFQDYDPFASQVQFQMDQLSPLQDMFMFLQKPF, from the exons ATGAAAGGAGCGGAGTTAGATTTACCAGCTGGGTTCAGATTTCACCCAACAGATGATGAATTGGTGAATCATTACTTGTGTCGCAAATGTGCAGGACAGTCGATTTCTGTTCCTATTATTGCTGAGATTGATCTTTATAAGCATGATCCATGGCAGCTTCCAG AAATGGCTTTATATGGTGAAAAAGAGTGGTACTTCTTTTCTCCAAGGGATAGAAAATATCCAAACGGGTCAAGGCCGAACCGTGCTGCTGGAAGCGGGTACTGGAAAGCAACAGGAGCGGATAAACCCATCGGTAAACCCAAACCGCTTGGAATAAAGAAAGCACTGGTGTTTTATGCTGGCAAAGCCCCGAAAGGAATCAAGACTAACTGGATCATGCATGAGTATCGTCTTGCCAATGTTGATAGGTCTGCTGGCAAGAAAACCAACCTCAGG CTTGATGATTGGGTACTATGCCGAGTATACAACAAGAAAGGAAGCATGGAGAAGCATCAGCCTGTTTCAGATagaaaattgttaaaataccCAGAAGCGGAGGAAGATCAGAAGCCCGACATTTTAATATATGGGGACAAAGCAATTTCAACGTTCGGACCATCAATTATGAACGACAGTAGCAATAATGATTTACTAGCACATATGGATACAACATCTGATTCAGTACCCAGGTTGCATACAGATTCAAGTTGCTCGGAGGAGCACGTGCTATCACCTGAGAAGGAGGTACAAAGTGAACCCAACTGGAATGCGCTGGACAGTAATGCCTTAGATTTTGGTTTCAATTACCTAGTGGACGGTGGTTTTCAAGATTATGACCCTTTTGCTTCGCAAGTTCAGTTCCAAATGGACCAACTCTCACCCCTTCAGGACATGTTCATGTTTCTACAGAAGCCATTTTGA
- the LOC8282866 gene encoding aspartic proteinase Asp1 isoform X1 has product MGKGDVGFWVVTMLVLIGLISGSSAASSDDRQQRWRKAVLSGEITSSMMINRAGSSLVFPLHGNVYPAGYYNVTLSIGQPAKPYFLDVDTGSDLTWLQCDAPCRQCIEAPHPLYRPSNNLVICEDPLCASLQPPGVHNCQDPDQCDYEVEYADGGSSLGVLVKDVFVLNFTNGKRLNPLLALGCGYDQLPGRSNHPLDGILGLGRGISSIPSQLSSQGLVSNVIGHCLSGRGGGFLFFGEDIYDSSGVTWTPMSRDHLKHYSPGFAELIFDGKSTGIRNLLVVFDSGSSYTYLNAQAYQHLVFSLKRELSRKPISEALDDQTLPLCWKGKRPFKSIRDVKKYFKPFALVFKTSSGRSSKTQFEFSPEAYLIISSKGNACLGILNGTEVGLRDLNVIGDVSMLDRLVIYNNEKQMIGWAAASCDRLPKSKRNII; this is encoded by the exons ATGGGAAAAGGGGATGTGGGTTTTTGGGTGGTGACGATGTTGGTGCTGATAGGTCTGATTTCGGGGTCGTCAGCTGCCTCTAGTGATGATAGGCAACAAAGATGGAGAAAGGCAGTGTTATCGGGAGAAATAACTTCTTCAATGATGATTAATAGAGCTGGGTCATCCCTTGTTTTTCCTCTTCATGGAAATGTTTATCCTGCTGG ATATTATAATGTTACTCTCAGTATAGGGCAACCAGCAAAACCTTACTTTCTTGATGTGGACACTGGAAGTGATCTCACGTGGCTCCAATGCGATGCCCCATGTCGCCAATGTATTGAG GCACCTCATCCTCTTTACCGACCCAGCAACAACCTTGTGATTTGCGAGGATCCCCTCTGTGCATCCTTGCAACCACCTGGCGTCCACAATTGTCAAGACCCAGATCAGTGTGATTATGAGGTTGAGTATGCGGATGGTGGCTCATCCCTTGGTGTTCTTGTCAAGGATGTATTTGTTCTCAACTTTACCAATGGAAAACGGCTTAATCCTCTTCTGGCCCTCGG aTGTGGATATGATCAACTACCGGGTAGATCTAATCATCCTTTAGATGGAATACTTGGCCTTGGCAGGGGAATATCTAGCATCCCATCACAGCTTAGTAGTCAGGGTTTAGTGTCAAATGTAATTGGGCACTGTCTAAGCGGGCGTGGTGGAGGATTTCTCTTCTTTGGAGAGGACATTTATGATTCTTCTGGTGTCACTTGGACCCCAATGTCACGCGATCATTT AAAACACTACTCACCTGGGTTCGCGGAATTAATTTTTGACGGGAAGTCCACAGGAATCAGAAATCTACTTGTAGTTTTTGACAGTGGGAGCTCCTATACTTACCTCAATGCGCAGGCATATCAACATCTAGTATTTTCG TTGAAGAGAGAATTGTCACGAAAGCCCATTAGCGAAGCATTGGATGACCAAACACTGCCACTCTGTTGGAAAGGGAAGAGACCTTTTAAAAGCATACGCGACGTGAAGAAATATTTCAAGCCTTTCGCATTGGTATTCAAAACAAGCAGTGGGAGAAGTAGTAAAACTCAGTTTGAATTTTCCCCAGAAGCGTATCTTATAATATCA TCCAAAGGAAATGCTTGCTTGGGAATTCTAAATGGTACAGAAGTAGGACTGCGTGATCTAAATGTCATCGGAG ATGTATCGATGCTAGACAGACTGGTGATTTACAACAATGAGAAGCAAATGATTGGATGGGCAGCAGCTAGTTGTGATCGGCTTCCTAAGTCCAAAAGAAATATCATTTGA
- the LOC8282866 gene encoding aspartic proteinase Asp1 isoform X2: MGKGDVGFWVVTMLVLIGLISGSSAASSDDRQQRWRKAVLSGEITSSMMINRAGSSLVFPLHGNVYPAGIGQPAKPYFLDVDTGSDLTWLQCDAPCRQCIEAPHPLYRPSNNLVICEDPLCASLQPPGVHNCQDPDQCDYEVEYADGGSSLGVLVKDVFVLNFTNGKRLNPLLALGCGYDQLPGRSNHPLDGILGLGRGISSIPSQLSSQGLVSNVIGHCLSGRGGGFLFFGEDIYDSSGVTWTPMSRDHLKHYSPGFAELIFDGKSTGIRNLLVVFDSGSSYTYLNAQAYQHLVFSLKRELSRKPISEALDDQTLPLCWKGKRPFKSIRDVKKYFKPFALVFKTSSGRSSKTQFEFSPEAYLIISSKGNACLGILNGTEVGLRDLNVIGDVSMLDRLVIYNNEKQMIGWAAASCDRLPKSKRNII, from the exons ATGGGAAAAGGGGATGTGGGTTTTTGGGTGGTGACGATGTTGGTGCTGATAGGTCTGATTTCGGGGTCGTCAGCTGCCTCTAGTGATGATAGGCAACAAAGATGGAGAAAGGCAGTGTTATCGGGAGAAATAACTTCTTCAATGATGATTAATAGAGCTGGGTCATCCCTTGTTTTTCCTCTTCATGGAAATGTTTATCCTGCTGG TATAGGGCAACCAGCAAAACCTTACTTTCTTGATGTGGACACTGGAAGTGATCTCACGTGGCTCCAATGCGATGCCCCATGTCGCCAATGTATTGAG GCACCTCATCCTCTTTACCGACCCAGCAACAACCTTGTGATTTGCGAGGATCCCCTCTGTGCATCCTTGCAACCACCTGGCGTCCACAATTGTCAAGACCCAGATCAGTGTGATTATGAGGTTGAGTATGCGGATGGTGGCTCATCCCTTGGTGTTCTTGTCAAGGATGTATTTGTTCTCAACTTTACCAATGGAAAACGGCTTAATCCTCTTCTGGCCCTCGG aTGTGGATATGATCAACTACCGGGTAGATCTAATCATCCTTTAGATGGAATACTTGGCCTTGGCAGGGGAATATCTAGCATCCCATCACAGCTTAGTAGTCAGGGTTTAGTGTCAAATGTAATTGGGCACTGTCTAAGCGGGCGTGGTGGAGGATTTCTCTTCTTTGGAGAGGACATTTATGATTCTTCTGGTGTCACTTGGACCCCAATGTCACGCGATCATTT AAAACACTACTCACCTGGGTTCGCGGAATTAATTTTTGACGGGAAGTCCACAGGAATCAGAAATCTACTTGTAGTTTTTGACAGTGGGAGCTCCTATACTTACCTCAATGCGCAGGCATATCAACATCTAGTATTTTCG TTGAAGAGAGAATTGTCACGAAAGCCCATTAGCGAAGCATTGGATGACCAAACACTGCCACTCTGTTGGAAAGGGAAGAGACCTTTTAAAAGCATACGCGACGTGAAGAAATATTTCAAGCCTTTCGCATTGGTATTCAAAACAAGCAGTGGGAGAAGTAGTAAAACTCAGTTTGAATTTTCCCCAGAAGCGTATCTTATAATATCA TCCAAAGGAAATGCTTGCTTGGGAATTCTAAATGGTACAGAAGTAGGACTGCGTGATCTAAATGTCATCGGAG ATGTATCGATGCTAGACAGACTGGTGATTTACAACAATGAGAAGCAAATGATTGGATGGGCAGCAGCTAGTTGTGATCGGCTTCCTAAGTCCAAAAGAAATATCATTTGA
- the LOC8282865 gene encoding aldehyde dehydrogenase family 3 member I1, chloroplastic isoform X2, with translation MNPEKAKTSVATYPSSAEIVPEPLGVVLVISTWNFPFLLSVDPVIGAIAAGNAVVLKPSEISPATSSLLSKLFEEYLDSSIIRVIQGAVPETSALLEQRWDKILYTGSSRVGRIVMTAAAKHLTPVVLELGGKCPAIVDSDVNLQVAMRRIIAGKWQCNNGQACIGVDYVITTKDFAPKLINALSKEIEDCFGKNPMESRDISRIVSLNHFTRLVKLLEEENVSNKIVHGGQRDQTKLMIAPTLLLDVPEDSQIMQEEIFGPLLPIITVDNLKDSFEVIKSKPKPLAAYLFTNDEKLMKHFVRDISAGGMIINDTILHVTVDSLPFGGVGESGMGSYHGKFSFDAFSHKKAVLYRSFSGDASIRYPPYTPQKQKLMKALMKDGIFGMILAWLGWNKD, from the exons ATGAATCCAGAAAAG GCAAAAACCTCAGTTGCAACTTATCCTTCTTCAGCAGAAATTGTGCCAGAGCCCCTGGGTGTTGTGCTGGTCATCTCAACATGGAACTTTCCTTTCC TGTTGTCGGTTGATCCAGTGATTGGAGCTATTGCAGCTGGGAATGCTGTGGTCCTAAAACCATCAGAAATTTCTCCAGCTACATCTTCATTACTTTCAAAACTATTTGAGGAATATCTTGACAGCTCTATCATAAGAGTAATTCAGGGGGCTGTTCCTGAAACATCTGCATTACTGGAGCAGAGATGGGACAAAATACTCTACACAG GTAGTTCAAGAGTAGGACGGATAGTGATGACTGCAGCAGCAAAGCATCTTACACCTGTCGTACTAGAGCTTGGAGGAAAGTGTCCAGCTATTGTTGATTCAGATGTCAATTTACAA gttgctatGAGGAGAATTATAGCTGGAAAATGGCAATGCAACAATGGGCAAGCTTGCATCGGTGTTGATTATGTTATAACTACTAAAGATTTTGCTCCAAAGTTG ATAAATGCTCTGAGTAAAGAGATCGAGGATTGCTTTGGGAAGAATCCAATGGAATCAAGAGATATATCTCGTATTGTGAGCTTGAATCATTTCACTCGTCTGGTAAAGTTATTGGAAGAGGAGAATGTCTCGAACAAAATAGTCCACGGAGGCCAAAGGGATCAGACCAAAtt AATGATAGCACCAACCCTACTATTGGACGTTCCTGAAGACTCTCAGATAATGCAGGAAGAGATCTTTGGGCCATTGCTTCCTATTATCACT GTTGACAATTTGAAAGACAGTTTTGAGGTGATAAAATCAAAACCCAAACCTCTTGCGGCATATCTCTTCACTAATGATGAGAAGCTTATGAAACACTTTGTGCGAGACATTTCAGCTGGAGGAATGATCATCAATGACACAATCCTACAT GTTACAGTAGATAGTTTACCCTTTGGAGGAGTTGGTGAGAGTGGAATGGGATCGTACCATgggaaattttcttttgatgctTTTAGCCACAAGAAGGCGGTTCTTTATAGGAGTTTCAGCGGAGATGCATCCATAAGGTACCCACCATACACGccacaaaaacaaaaattaatgaagGCTCTGATGAAAGATGGCATATTCGGGATGATTCTTGCTTGGTTAGGATGGAATAAAGATTGA